The DNA window TCCAGTGCTCGCGACGAGTCCAATCCCGTGAACAACAAGCTTATCAACGTGATAAGTCTGAGGGAAGAAGCCGACATTTTTGTCAGCGGGTATGATTATGCATACTATTAAATAGTTATTCTACTAAACTCCTACGTCACTTTACAGGGTGCAGAAGAACGATCCCATTGTTCTTACAGGGTCTCCATACACAGCGGAGGTTGTCAACTACTACGAGGTCAAGAGCCACGGTCCCAGTACTTTAAGAAATTTGACTGTGTCCCTCTATATTCCCGTGGCCTACCAGCAGTCTGGTTCCACAAATGTTATAAGTATCGTTACGTCCACCCCGAAGATACAGTCCAAGTACTACGATGAACTGCCTATGAAACTCTACTATCAAAATGACGCAATGATCAGGAACATCGCCAAATACCATGAGCAAAGTACTCTGTTCCCCTCCACGGCCCCACAAAATGAGAGTGCCGAGTATCTCGGAGGAAATGTGGATCAAAACTCGAGCATATCGCTGTTGAACGAGAATCTGCCGGTGAATAACACCCTTGTGTTAGACTGCCAGGATTACAACGTCACGATATGCGTCCAGGTGGAAATGCGACTCGAAAGCGGGCTACAACTTAAGCCGGAAGAGCTATCGAACCTGACTGTAAGCTTTATCGTGGATCTCAAGGACGCAGAGGATATCTGGGAGTACTTCGTCATTAAGACCGACTTAAAGGTGTGTAAGATAGGCGATCCCACTTTAAGTTCATTTACCGTGCAAAAGAAGATCCAATCGAACGTTATAAGCAAACATCCTGAAGTTGCCATTTGGAAAATCATTGTGTCCGTGATCGTTGGCATTTTGGTGCTTTCGGCCACAACATATGTCCTTTACAAGGTTCGTATCCATTCGTCTCAGATTTATTTCAGCTCCAAACTGACTTAATTGATTTACTTTATAGCGCGGATTCTTTAAGCGAGCCATCAAAAACGAACTAACACAGTTAATTCGAGATAGTTTTGAGGACGCGATTATAAAGACAGAGGCACAGGAGGATGCTGAGTGTGCGCAGAGTTGGATGaaaatgcaagaaaattaTGAATGAAATAAAGTGGTAATCTTCTCAATTATTCTTCTCAGTTAATGAGGTGAATTtccaattttaaattgttaataatttatttcaataaaaataacgtACAATTCTTAACATAAATAGGTacaatcataaatattttattaaaatgcattgTTATTCTTAATccttgaaaatatttaaaaatctaaTCTAAATTACTAGCACACACTGGCCAAACATGAACAATTTTAGCGATCTTTTAACATACCTATAACATTTAGTCTATGTATATACAATAATATCTATGCCGCCGAAAAAGGCAGttgcacacaaaacacacgaATTTCCCCCAGATAAGCAAGTAAAATGTACTATCTAAGAAGACGTTATACTCGTACACATATGATAACACACATTGCCAAACAGTACATATCGTAGTGAGCCTCGTAGACTACAAAATGTAACTTCGACAGGGACAGGTATAAGTACATATGCTGCGATAGGTTTCTAATTGAGCTGAGGTAAGTGCTCATGATAGGCTTGGATAAAGTAGAGTGGTTGCATTTAGATATGTCTGTGTAAAAGTTGCTTGCAACGTTGCAATATGTATGGCTGACTACACCTAGGAGTTTGTAAAAGTACCGAGTATGTGAATATGTGCACCGCATAAATCAGGCGTTTCaatatgcatatttttggtGGTACCTATTGTATTGACATCGAACGAAAACAGATATTCTATGCGTCTGCCCTTATAGTGTACAATAACAATGAGGCtttctaaataaatacttGTATAAAAATACAGAGAATTTGTGAACTATGTATTGTCAAAATCATTAACACGTACTTAACTGGCGAACCCTcgaataaatatgcataatcTCTGATATCTGTTTCCCAGATCCCAACGCTAGTTCATCAACTTATTTATCACCCACTCCTATGACTAGTTTCCCCATTGAGCACAGTGTGTGACACACACGTTTCATTGGCCTAGACCTTCCACTTTGCTAACACATTGTCTCGTTGAACGGCGGATCCTTTTCCGATTCGGTGCTGCTCTTGATGTTCGACGATAGTTTGGCGATCTCGTCCTGCACCAGGTGGGTGCTGATCTGGGGTATGGATAGCGCCGGATTGCTGCTCTTGGCTGACGAGCCGACGGACTCGTCCGTGCTGGAGCTGCTCTCCTTCAGCACATTCATGCCCAGCTTGCTCGCAAAGGGCTGCGGCTTGAGCGTGGAAATCAGTTTGGCCTGACCAGCCTGGGCCGCCTCCGGTGTCTGAGGCACTGCCTCGGCGGACGGCTGAGACGGCTTGCCCTGGTCGACGCTAAACTGTTTCTTTAGCAGCATCGGACGCACTGGCGGTGCCGGCGCTGCCTGCATCGTCACTGGCCCCGAGGAGCTAAGATCCAGCGAACTAGAGCTCTCCTCTCGCAAACGCCTGCCATCGGCAGCGCCTACCGAGGCGGTACGGATGGGCTGGTAACGCGCCGTGGCAGTGCCGCCCACAGCGCCAACGCTAATGCTAATTCCCGTCGCCGAGTGCGAGTCGCCGGCGTCCAACGAGGGCTCCGCCGTCAGCGAGGGTGTGTCCACATTATAGGAGCCCGTCAGCGAAGTGTTTGTCTCGTTGGAGCTCTGCTTGATAAAGCGGTACGGATGCGCCGAGTAGTCCGTTTCCGTGCTGGAGTTCTTCTGCAGACTCTCACTGGACTTCTTGAACAGCCGACCCTCGTACGGCGGATTAAGGAAGTCACTGGTGGCCCGTGTGGGCACCAACGGTGAGGGATACGTTTGCTGCTCCATCGAGGAGTTGCGCTGCCAGGGGCGCTCGTTCTTCAATTGAAAGCCGCTCGAGATACCGGCCATGGCACCGCAGCTACCGGCCCCGCTGGTATCGCTACTATCGCCTCCGCCGGCACCGCCACCTCCGCCACCGCCCATCAGGTCACCATCTACCGAGGGCTTCGAAGGTGACAGCTCCACGGCGGTCTCTCGGCGCAGCGGGTAGCGATGGCTGTAGTCTATGGATACGCCAATCTGTGGAGGATTACGTTCGTGAGTATTTGATAGAGAGTTATAGATAGACCACATTACCTCGAATCCCTGGGCGCTGGCATCAATTGAGCCGCGGGACTCGATCAGTCCCTCTAGAATCATGTAGTCGTTCTCTTCGCACTCCTTCAGATGCTTCTTCTCCAGCAAAGCCGCAGCTTCAGCCCGCGACATTTCTGTTTTGGGCCGGTCCAAAGAAGCTGTCATTTAAATGGGGTAAAACAAGCGTGAGTTGGgttgcaaattcaataaaaaatcGTGTGTGATGGCATTCATTTCGCTTTGGTGGCGGCGGAAGCAAGGCAATGATACGGGTATTGCGCATTCACCCGGTTAGTTACACACTTTGCTCACGGTTGTTGAAACGCCTCGATGGTAAGCAAAAAACGGGTGACTAGGGCTCATTCGGATTCATTGGATAACCTTGTGCTCCTCGCGGCTTTTGGGCCTGGCTTACCTTTGTTACTTGGCAGGGATACCGTGGGCGATGCAATCATGTGGCAGACGCTCTCCAGCTCGTCCGTGATCGAGGTGTACTCGCTGTGCAGTTTCAGCAAGATATTTCTGGAGGGTTTCGCATGCAATACTGATTTACCTAGAGTTCGGAGTTCGTGGTTAGGTTCAAAGAAAAGATGTGTGCGAgagaacaaacaaaataaaaacttcaTTCGGTTATGGTTAAAGTGCtaatttgttggccaaatcgGTTTGCTggattggtttggtttggtttggattGGTTTTCGtctaattttttttggattaGGTGGAATGGAGTGACGGGTTTAGTAGCCTGAATTTTGAGCGCAGATCAGAGGCTGGCACGGTTTCCATCCTTCGATGGTTGCTTACCCGGATGTGCGGATCCCTGGCCCACGGGCGTATCCTTGTCGCTGTCCGGTTCCGATTGTGTGAGGCTCATCTGGCGGCGGGACAACGAGGCCAGCTGGTTGAGGCTGATGTGCGACCGGTTTATGTCCGCCCCGGTTAAGGAGTACGTTTCCGAGTTGCGGCGACACAGGGATACCGTGCGCTGTCGCAGTGCTCGATGTCTGGCAGCTGTTTGCGATAAAAAGATACTTTTATACTCATTCCATACTTATAAGACCTTCTTGGGGATAGAGAACAGCGAACAGGACACATTGCAGTGAAGGCTGTGCGATTAGGACATTACCCTCAAAGTTGATGTCTGGCGTCGCATCATCAGAGTTGTCGCCTCCGACGAGCGTCTggtcgtcgtcgttgttgcCCATGGGCGTCAGAGTGTCCTTGCTCTCCGTGCTGGCATCCGTATCCTGGCGCACCGTCACGTACGGAGTCCGTTTAACCGTCTCACAGGTCGATGGACGCTGCGACACCGGAATGTAGATGTCCGAGTCCACCTCCGACTGCATCGACGCCTTGCGGACCACCTGCTCGTTGAGGGCCTCACGTGACTTGACCACTTCGTCCGGTTCCTCCGGCAGAGGCACCACCTCAAAGTGCGTGCCCTCGTCGAAGATGTAGGCATCAGGACGGACCTCGGTCAGCGAACGGTTAAAGCGGCGCCGGGTTGTGACCTGGATACATTCAACACAAGTGtgtgcacagaaagaaaaaaatagtATGTCATCGgttcaataatttatttcacataaaacattttctaacataaaatttcaaagtataaataacaaataaatagaGACAAACTAATTTGAATCATACTAATAATTGCTAGCGgtcacaaaaattaaaagattcTGGATATAAAAGAGAGCCCACAAAACGTATAATAAATGTGATGTCAAAGAGCCTGGGGGCTAAAGCATATTCGAAGCAATCTATTTATTGGATCGAAGAATATCAAGTTCAGAATGACATTTTCTGTCCCAGTGTGCTTGGTATTGCTGCGATATGTAATTCAAACGCACCTGGAGCGAATTCAAATTCAGACCGGCACCCAGACCAAGTGGAACGATGgctcctccaccaccaccaccaccaccaccactgccaCCGCCAGCACCATTTCCTCCGCCGCCGACGCCACCGCCCTCCGTGTCCGAAATGGAGATGGTGCGCATGCGCTGCATCTCTCCGGGAATGTTAATCGTCGAGCCGCGCAAATCATCCGCACCAGCCGTGTGTGTCGACATGAAGCGATGTATGACGGCCAAATGCGAGAGTATCTGCTCCGAGGATTCCTCCATCTTTCGCAATCGGAACTCGATGTTCTGCAAAAGACACATGAAAAGTGGTAAGAAATCGAATTTAATTTCCACAGCATATTCAGCGTATATGCATGATAGTTGTTGGAAAAGCTGCAACGGCTGCAGTAAATGGTCATTCGGACGTGTCcaattttcaattcaaatgTAAAATCGTGCTGTCAGAACCCATGTTACTTCGGATAACACGAATCACActggaaatttgcataaaaatgcaaacacaGCATTGGGATAAATGTCGAAGCAGGTGGGATGATGGTGGGTACTGATGTCTACGCACCTGAACGGTGGCCGTTTGAATGTTTTCCTTCTGATTGATGTCCTCGATTTTCTGAGACATGGTCTCCACTCGCTCCGTGGTGTTCTTCACCCGCTCGTCCGTCGACTGATTAAGGATGATTTCCTGTTCGTGAAAGAAGCCCTCGACGCACTCCTCCTCGAAGTCGTACAGCCGCTCCAGGTCGTCCTTTTCCAGGAACAGTTTGAGACCATTGTCCCGCTGCACCTCCAATCCTGCGGATTGCCGATCAAGTGGACACATGTTACATGGCGAGTCAGGGCATAAAAGTACGGGCGAAAACCAAGAAtgaacaataacaacagcgcCCGGGGCAATGGGAGTGCACAATGGAATCGAAATGGAAAGTGTGGCAAATCGTTTCGCCATAACCCAATTAGGAggtgttgttattgttgtcgcCAAGTGGCAAGGTTGATTTCAATACAAAAGAGCaggtggcgtatacgtaatgcagTTAGTTACAGAAGCACACACAGTCGACACAGTTGGGGCAGGCACGCAGGGAGAAAAGTTAGATATTTGTACATTATTGCTGCTCGGCTGACAATGCCACAGACACGATTGACTCACAGGGAACAAAGCTAAACTTGCTCATCCCGGGCTCACCTTTCGCCTTCCGCACACAGTACTTGAGCAGCGAGTAGAAGTGGCACAGCGCGATGAAGGGCGGCGGCAGGACGGGCTTCTGCTGGTACTCCATCACCACAGTGAATCGCTGGAACATCCACACCTAAAGGCACAAATCATACCaaattatgaatatattttacgaGTAAATATGTGGCCATTTATGGCATATCagcataaaatgtaaattgtaaaGCATCAAACCTCATGGATTCGATCACAACACTCACCTGATGCGAAACCGAGTTGACCTCGTTGAAGATATTGTTGAATACGGCGATGAGCAAATTTATCAGCAGAATATTGGCAATCAAGAGGTACATGGACATGGTTATCGGCGTTACCCAATGGCCTGTAATCCAATTAGTTGGTGTGTTGGTGTTAAAAGTGCGGCATCAATACTCGCATGTATTCAGTGGCCGCCATCTGGATTCGGGGGCCACATACTCACCAGTGACGCAGCCCGGCTGGCTGGGATCCTCGCCGCAGGGAGGGTCGATATCGCCGGCGAACACCTCTCCGTACAGCATGAAGTAGGGCTGGAAGATGACCTGGAGAACGATAAATTAAAATGACCATTAAAGCGCCATCTGTTGGAGCCGGGGGGCATCGCCATCGAGACATGAGACATGGGCGGGCGTAATTCAATTTGCGCCAGTCGCCCAACATAAATGCAAGTTATACACATTGAAACacagtttggttatttttagcCATCACCTGACGATATTTGTGTGggggggttggggttggggttggtgttggtgttggggTTTTGGGGGTGGGCtggtgtctgtgtgtttgggATGCAagttatttgatttttaattttctggGACTTTTCATTCGAAATTGGAAACAGCATGctaaatatttacacatcGATGTCTCCCCATCTCATTTGCATATAACAGCTGGATTAATGCAAATGCTCTTTGATTAAAACTCTAATATTTGCCTTATAACTATCATCACTTATTCATTGCTGACCTAGGGCTAATATTTGCATTACACTGCTGCAGGCGGCTTAAATTATTTAGCAtgcaaaactgaaaaatggAATTAAATCAACGTTGAAGATGTCGAGCAGAAAAACAcgaaatttaaagaaaaatcaGAGGGGTGAGGGCTtgttataaatattcataagCGAAAACAGAGTACACACATTTACCTTAAAGAGGCACAGAGCTGGTCTAAATACTAGTTTGTACATCATGCAGAATTGAAAATACGGATTGAAATTAATGCATTGGACCGGAAAGAAGGAGTGGAGTCTCGGCTCGCCGAACCTGGCCAAACCCTTGCAAATTCAACACGGATTAGGTTTGACAGTCTTAAGTGGCAGATTCCAAACGGACTTAACAGTTTCCTTTGCAAGAGTCGAAAAGGAAAAGGTGGGGATGCGAGATTTCGGAGCAGAAGTAGGCTTTGGGGATCAAGAGACAGAGGAGAGAGCAAAAGATACACAGGTAcgagtatacgagtataaaCATTTTGGGGACACAGTCGAACTTCCAACGGAGTTAAAAGTAGATAAAAACGGGGTCCACATAAAACTCAGGTTGAAATAGAATACTTGGCACACATTGATCTCCATCAAGACACAACATCAACTATAGACCACACCAATATGCAGCAGATATATCtgagtattattattattatatttttttttttttaatttattttggcagACGCATCTAGGGCATTCTACAGTCGGCTCTCTATATAGCAAACCAAGTTCATCAATCACAAATGGCGTTACATTTGTCAAGTTGCCGCTCGTCAAATTCGAATGCTCATTGTGGGTGGGCGGAGTTGCAGATGTTGCCGCCGGAACTGTGGAGCTGGAACCGGTGGTGGAGCTGGCTGCAGTGGTGGTCACTGGTGGAGCACCCATTGTATGATAGCCACGATGATAGCTGGAACGGGTATTGTGCCCCAGGGCACCTAGAAATCCGGGCGCCGTTATGGAGCCGGCAATAACCTGGcattttggcaattttcaAGAACATTTAACGGGCGATTTATGCGATTAATGCGATTAATGCGATTTATATGACAAAGATGGTTAGTGAAGGCAATAAAGTGATAGATTTGAGTTCGAAATGTGGCGGACAAATGACAGAATGacagaaagaaagaaagaagagTATAATACGAGACAGTCAATTTGAGCGTCATTTGTTCGGTGATTTTGATTAAATTCTAGTTAGTCAACTACTTAATGTAAAGTGGATTGAATGGAGCACCAATCGACAAAACTACTCGTACGTAAAAATGATTTGCTTGCACCACTACTGAGGAACGCAGGCCAAAAACTTGCTTTGCTTGCTATTAAGTAAATGTATGTACTCCGCATCGTtaggtatgtatatatttaaagttaaaGCTGCAATTGAAATCGTCGAAAGGACACACTCGCTTTcactgtgtgtgagtgtgtcgGTTTGTGTTAATGAGGCTGACATACGCACATACACTCAAATCGGGGGATTAGTTTATTTACAGAAAGTCGACAGGACATATGTGTAGCATACAGCGGTATATATATAGCTTACCTCCTTGATGAGACTCCAGGTGGGTTGTTTGTCGGGGAAGAGAATCGCTTGTCTGCTGACACCAAAGCTCATCAACACAACCGCCAATAGGACCACGAAGTAAATCATGTTTTTCACCATTTTGCCCATCATAGTGACCAGTGGtcctgaaatattttataatataaaagcTACTTCTCCGCTTTCTTTATTGAAtggctttttttttacaagGAATATAACAATGCAAACTAAGTACTAAAGGGTCAATTGTAATGGTGTTCGGTAGAGATTTATATACCTCATATGTACGCCTTATTTATTGGCTTAATTTAGCTTACGGAACTAAAGACTCACCCAGATATTTATTCACGCCAAGAATGTTCAGTATTCGCAGGTACCAGTATATGCTGTCCACACAGTAGATAACTCGTCCAATATCCATCGTATTCGGCCGGAATCGAAATGCCAAACCGATGACAAAGAGTATAATGGCTGCTCCGTCGCACGGATTCCACAtattccacgcccacaccgaGAACTTATGCCTGCTCGCCGAATTCGAATTAATGGCGCCCAACGAGGAATCGTTAATTCAAGCGTAAGAGGCACATATTGAAGACATAAAGTAATGGAAATTCGCACAACTGTGAAATACGCCCAGCTTCATTTGCACTCATCGCCAGATGCAATTAAACACAAATGATTGAGGTGTGCGGGTATAGGGGTCTACTTACGTAATGGCCACCGGTTCGGAGGATATTATTTCGCGCACCTTTTCGAAGCCCAGCGTTGTGATATATGCTATCGAGTACCACTCCTGCCAACGCGGCATATTCTCCATCTTCACCAGCACAGTGAAGGAGAACATTATGAGAAAGAACATATAGGCAATCTGCAATGGAAAACGGAGGGTTTAGAAACTGAGAAATTGGCCATGAAAATTGGTTGAAAGCTACAATAGCTATGATATACCTATCTCCAGAAAAAAATACCTACTCGATTGAGTCGAATATGAAAATTATAACTATGatcaaaaactatttatatacatatactacCTTTCGCCCAGTGCACTTGCATCGGAAATGAATCCAGCAAGCTCGATAGTAATTTCCGCCACTTACCGAATCCGCCCAGAACTTGGTGATGGGTGCCGTGTAGAACTCGTAGAACTTCTTTTTCAGGCGCAGCGGCTGGTGCTGTTTCACCTCATTGTACTCGGAAAGATTGAAGAACTCTCGAAATTGGGCGGGATCTGAGTCGGTGAGTGAGACCTGTGGGGAAATGACGACGGTATTAGTGGGCCAGCAGGGGCGAAAGTGAAGGCCGAGTGGCGCTTGATAGTTTTCGGACTTAATTAAATCATCAATGTGCAGTGAACATTCAAAGAGAGCCACGTGGGGATATATTACATTGGGGAATTGGGTATACGCCCCGTTGAATCGGCGTGTCAAATGTGATTTAGTTGGCTGTCTAATTAATTTGCTGGTGTTTTAGGCTCGATTTGCTATTGCTATTTATACGCGTGTTTAGTTTCCAGACACAACATGCAGAACAAATTAATGAAGTTAAGCATTATgcaaatcaaaatgttttaGCCGCAGGGTGTTCGAAATGTGCTGACAAAAAGTAGCATAGAGCAACTGTACTACTGAGGTAAATCGAGAAGGATTTAATAAAAGGTGTACTGTTGAATTCACACATTTTCTACGCATACATTTTCGCAAATGAAGCTACGAAATGCGCATTCCAAAAGGGAATAATATGAGGCAAAACTACTAAAGCCAGTTACAGAAATGccattgaaatgaaaatatctTGTGGAAGTGGGAGTAAATTATATCCGGGTTCAACTAACTTTGGAGGGCTGTTCTTCCGCTCCAGCAGTGAGATTAACCTGTAAAATTGATACGATACAAGTACTAGGACATTAGAATGGCGTGTGCGGTTTTCAATTGCAAAAATATCCATCCCTATGCAGATGGGTGTCtgagtacgagtacgagtataaCTGATGTGCTGACTGGGTGATACCATAATGTCATATGTAGAGTTTTCAGGTGTCTTTGTCTAGGAATCGAGCTACAATAACCAAaggggaaataaaaataaacaaagggGAACggcatttctttttctgttcTGTGCTGTCACTTTAAGTTTACAAAATGTTATGGTCGAGCAAAATGGCAGTCTTATCGCATTCTGAGTCGAACATTTCGATGGAAAAATACGAGTAGGTGGTGTATGAAGAGCTGGTTTGTGTTGGTTGTTTCATTGGTTGGTTGATTggttggttttgtttgtttgtttggttgtttTGTGGAGCTACTcactttgccattttcgtGTACTTTTGTATCGCGCACTGAGTAAGAATCCGCCAATAGAGCCTGCAACGGTTCACGCACATTTTTCGCATTTATCAGATATGTAATCACTCTTTAGTTTTACTTTCTAAAGGGTTTTGAGCGGTGATCTTTGGACATAGTACTTTAGTTCAGATGAAGAAGTGGTTGTGTGGAGGTGTGTGTTTTAGGTACAGGTTTCCATAATGATTTGTGGTGCAGGAAAGATTTTAAGTTGAAAGTATTGCAAATACTTCATCACACATACGTAGGCATTCCACAGATATGTACATGGGGGCGAACAAACTACtattaaatacatttcctCTTGCACTCAATGgactttaatttgatttggtGATTAACAGATTAACCCCTTCCAATAGAAAAGTGGGTGGCGATGGAGCCTGAGCTTGTGCAGTGCCCCAGTAACtgaaaaacaatatttgcaCAAGTGCCTTGCCTCCTCTCGAGTCATTCAGTGAGTAGTTTGACATAGACCTGATGGCATTTGATGTGGTTTTGTTGGCAACGAATGCTGGGGGATAATGCTTAGAGTGGGGTTTGTGCCGAGATTATTACTTAATTTAACTTTAAGCCAGCTCTTGGCTGTTGCCAATGAATGTCATTACGCTGCTAATGGATATTCGCACTTAATTCGAACTAAAGAGgactttaaaattttatggGAAGCATTAGAGGCAAAAGCTACTCGAATGTAACGAGGGCGGGCAATATTCGGTAACTTACATCTGTTGAATTCGAGACACTCTTAAAGGAGGGCGAGCTGTTTTCAGCTGGTATAAGCTTGCACTTTGGGAAAATACACATTCAAATGATGGTTAGTGGtgaacaaaaaattacattaaaaactGGGCGAAAtgtaatgaattttaaatgagTTCCCAATTTTTAGTGGCCACATTTCAGGGCTGTGAGTTGTACTAAACTATCGAAGGAGATGAAAAGAGCACGTGTTTGTGCTCCCGATTGATTGGGCTGttctataaataatatagTAAATCAACATAATCAATAAAACACATTATTCGAAAGCCCCTTAGAAGAAAATTcgttaatttcaaaaataactGGAGCAGAAAAAGTGTAGCAACTCCTGCACCAAAAccaaatattgatttttcttgtttttgtctTCTCAGGAGTGCCTCAGAAATATTTATTCCTTTGAAATCCCTTTCAATGGCACCAAAGAGTATCTTCTAGTAAAAATAATCTTGGCAAAAATTCTGACGATGATGTACACTTTAAAAACGTTGTATTGTGCAAGGGAATTATATAGCTTATGTGGTCTTCCTGCACGTCgcttttaaaatttaaattcataaaaacaTGTATACCAAATTACGATACAGATCAAAGAACAAGTATGTATGAATCGAGTAGTGTAGACAGATAGTTCGGTTTCGAAAGcaaacaaagtaaataaagtATAGTTTTGTGATTTGCCAACCAGAACATATACAAAGATACAGAGATACAGAGATAGAGAGATAGAGTCAGAAACAGAGCAGAGACAGCAAAGAGAACATATACATGTGTGTATGCATATAGATATAGACGACTTGAACACCAAAGAAACGGAAGTCAAGTATTTGGCATAGATCTGATTGATTGTTACTACCTTGTCGCGATTATTAGCACCCGCGCCCATGCTATATCTCAAGGAAATGGATCTTTTGGCTTTTAAAAGGGCGCTCTATAAACAGACAGATTTGAATTTAGGATTGATGAACAGCAGAGCGATAATTTGGTCAGTGGTTAATGGTAAACGTTAGACGTAAGGTTAGTAGATAAAATTGAATACTGAAATTGAAACTAAACGCTGACGCTGAAAACGAATAAGGCACACATTTAGGACTGGCACATATAGACAACGaaaccaaattaaattgaatgtTAGTAAGAAATGAacaaaataactttaaattacTGAAAACACAAAGCCAAATACCTCGGCATCCGGCTGCGAACGATCCGAGTCGTCATTGTCCAGATTCTGGTTTTCCAGATGCTCCTCCTCAGTCTGCGGCatctgctgcagctcctccttcGACTTGAAGTCAAGCTGCCTGATGTACAATGGCATCGCCAAGCCCAAGATGACCTGGATGCAGCACACAACACCCATTTGTAAGGCAAGCACAAAATCAGAGGTCGAGTGATTATAAGTCATACCTTGAAGTTGGTATTCTTGCGGGTTCGCAGTCCACCCATCCACAGATCCGCCAGGATCACCTGACTACAGGGATGAGCGAGAAGGGCACGATGGTTGGCCGCCACAGCCAGCGAAAGGCAGCTCTGATTTGACCAGGAGTGCAGCTCGCAGGTCAGCAGTCTTTGCGCCTTTTCCGCATCCTGTCGGTAACTGAAGTCCAGCAGCTTGTTGCCTAgcatagaaaataataa is part of the Drosophila yakuba strain Tai18E2 chromosome 2R, Prin_Dyak_Tai18E2_2.1, whole genome shotgun sequence genome and encodes:
- the LOC6530503 gene encoding transient receptor potential cation channel trpm isoform X5 gives rise to the protein MVVTDSPLALHKYVRRISKDFSTVRRYSNTPAVVVGSVRASTSAFIAAETAAHLPTCGTPTSRTPVSTPRGIRRRQRMRKRSSVSSTLSKVLILNVRDLLKAHAGSEPLKEHQPRSWIETNFQKRECIKFIPCPKDDTKCCCGQAQITHQTIPGIESGSPGDLWLPTKHTRPQPTDAYGTIEFQGGAHPTKAQYVRLSFDTRPELLVQLFTKEWNLELPKLLITVQGGKANFDLQAKLKKEIRKGLLKAAKTTGAWIFTGGTNTGVTKQVGDALLLEGQQRTGRVVSIGIAPWGIVERNHELLGHNREVPCHSISSPRSKLAVLNNRHAYFLLVDNGTQAKYGAELILRRKLEKFISNLKLHPSKNHWLKTNVTHSSTPVVCLVIEGGTNTIRAVLEYVTDSPPVPVVVCDGSGRAADLLAFVHKYASDGEEQPVLESMRDYLIGTIQKTFEVGLDQSEKLYQELLQCTRNKNLITVFRIQEKPEGEAQELDQTILTALFKSQHLSPPEQLSLALTWNRVDIARSEIFVYGQEWPNGALDEAMMQALEHDRIDFVKLLLENGVSMKKFLTIPRLEELYNTKHGPANTLGYILRDVRPHIPKGYIYTLHDIGLVINKLMGGAYRSYYTRRKFRPIYAKVMNSYANACRKSSTYQYQRYAGANSLSLVTGLLPFTSEMALFEFPFNELLIWAVLTKRQQMALLMWTHGEEALAKSLVSCKLYKAMAHEAAEDDLDTEIYEELRSYAKEFESKGNKLLDFSYRQDAEKAQRLLTCELHSWSNQSCLSLAVAANHRALLAHPCSQVILADLWMGGLRTRKNTNFKVILGLAMPLYIRQLDFKSKEELQQMPQTEEEHLENQNLDNDDSDRSQPDAECKLIPAENSSPSFKSVSNSTDALLADSYSVRDTKVHENGKVSLTDSDPAQFREFFNLSEYNEVKQHQPLRLKKKFYEFYTAPITKFWADSIAYMFFLIMFSFTVLVKMENMPRWQEWYSIAYITTLGFEKVREIISSEPVAITHKFSVWAWNMWNPCDGAAIILFVIGLAFRFRPNTMDIGRVIYCVDSIYWYLRILNILGVNKYLGPLVTMMGKMVKNMIYFVVLLAVVLMSFGVSRQAILFPDKQPTWSLIKEVIAGSITAPGFLGALGHNTRSSYHRGYHTMGAPPVTTTAASSTTGSSSTVPAATSATPPTHNEHSNLTSGNLTNVIFQPYFMLYGEVFAGDIDPPCGEDPSQPGCVTGHWVTPITMSMYLLIANILLINLLIAVFNNIFNEVNSVSHQVWMFQRFTVVMEYQQKPVLPPPFIALCHFYSLLKYCVRKAKGLEVQRDNGLKLFLEKDDLERLYDFEEECVEGFFHEQEIILNQSTDERVKNTTERVETMSQKIEDINQKENIQTATVQNIEFRLRKMEESSEQILSHLAVIHRFMSTHTAGADDLRGSTINIPGEMQRMRTISISDTEGGGVGGGGNGAGGGSGGGGGGGGGAIVPLGLGAGLNLNSLQVTTRRRFNRSLTEVRPDAYIFDEGTHFEVVPLPEEPDEVVKSREALNEQVVRKASMQSEVDSDIYIPVSQRPSTCETVKRTPYVTVRQDTDASTESKDTLTPMGNNDDDQTLVGGDNSDDATPDINFEAARHRALRQRTVSLCRRNSETYSLTGADINRSHISLNQLASLSRRQMSLTQSEPDSDKDTPVGQGSAHPGKSVLHAKPSRNILLKLHSEYTSITDELESVCHMIASPTVSLPSNKASLDRPKTEMSRAEAAALLEKKHLKECEENDYMILEGLIESRGSIDASAQGFEIGVSIDYSHRYPLRRETAVELSPSKPSVDGDLMGGGGGGGAGGGDSSDTSGAGSCGAMAGISSGFQLKNERPWQRNSSMEQQTYPSPLVPTRATSDFLNPPYEGRLFKKSSESLQKNSSTETDYSAHPYRFIKQSSNETNTSLTGSYNVDTPSLTAEPSLDAGDSHSATGISISVGAVGGTATARYQPIRTASVGAADGRRLREESSSSLDLSSSGPVTMQAAPAPPVRPMLLKKQFSVDQGKPSQPSAEAVPQTPEAAQAGQAKLISTLKPQPFASKLGMNVLKESSSSTDESVGSSAKSSNPALSIPQISTHLVQDEIAKLSSNIKSSTESEKDPPFNETMC